A single window of Nicotiana tomentosiformis chromosome 1, ASM39032v3, whole genome shotgun sequence DNA harbors:
- the LOC138905020 gene encoding uncharacterized protein, producing MEFAQLSKYVIHMLPTIEARVRRFVQGLSPLVINEVATAAFNSDMNYGKMVAFAQATENRKLKNRMEREGNSKARSAGNFGSSSGGGGGRSGFRGGSLGPSQSFAQSSMSAQPSGPSQ from the coding sequence aTGGAGTTCGCACAACTGTCcaagtatgttattcacatgttgcccactatagaGGCCAGGGTGCgtcggtttgtacagggccttagccccttggttattaatgaggtcgCTACAGCCGCCTttaattctgatatgaactatgggaagatggtggcatttgctcaagctacagagaaccgTAAACTAAAAAATAGAATGGAGCGTGAGGGTAATAGCAAGGCCCGGTCTGCAGGTAACTTTGGCagttcttccggtggtggtggtggtaggtcaggattcaggggagggtcattagGGCCATCTCAGTCTTTCGCCCAGTCTTCAATGAGTGCACAgccatcagggcctagtcagtAG